A single uncultured Methanolobus sp. DNA region contains:
- a CDS encoding PEF-CTERM sorting domain-containing protein has product MMKNNLKNIALVLIAAIMLAGTASAAPSVTVTEGTTDLDIWTYGNHNSAISGFESYFSSSVIGSTWTNADGRLAVISEDGYMSIVTEYPTNNFGIIFASDSNDGFARVYIDEEMVWQGDTWADVGLGQDIDHQKIRTIMITGLEYEKHLIVIENVNVEQEQQEQEELRGVRLFCATPTTAPANVHDGHVTIYEYGYNLPETEEIPEFPTIAAPIAAIIGLAFIFIKRKEE; this is encoded by the coding sequence ATGATGAAAAACAATTTAAAAAACATAGCTTTGGTGCTCATCGCCGCAATTATGCTGGCAGGAACTGCATCTGCTGCCCCTTCGGTAACTGTTACAGAAGGAACAACTGATCTGGATATATGGACATATGGAAATCATAATTCTGCAATAAGTGGATTTGAGTCATATTTCAGCAGCTCGGTTATAGGTAGTACATGGACAAATGCTGATGGCAGACTTGCAGTGATCAGTGAAGACGGCTACATGAGCATTGTAACTGAATACCCTACAAACAATTTCGGCATCATATTTGCAAGTGACAGCAATGACGGCTTTGCAAGAGTCTATATTGACGAGGAAATGGTCTGGCAGGGAGATACCTGGGCAGATGTAGGCCTTGGACAGGATATTGATCATCAGAAGATCAGAACAATTATGATTACTGGTCTTGAATATGAAAAACATTTAATTGTCATCGAAAATGTAAATGTAGAACAGGAACAACAGGAACAGGAAGAACTCAGAGGAGTTAGATTATTCTGTGCAACACCCACAACTGCACCTGCCAACGTGCATGACGGACATGTAACAATCTATGAGTATGGTTACAATCTCCCTGAAACTGAGGAAATTCCTGAATTCCCAACAATTGCAGCACCTATTGCAGCAATAATCGGACTTGCCTTTATCTTCATTAAGAGAAAGGAAGAGTAA
- a CDS encoding FeoA family protein — protein MAPIIPLAMMPEGKDSKIISINAGKCLINRLRSMGFIENTLLKVKKGVNGSLIVSVNGCDYALGMGMATKIMVQEYSA, from the coding sequence ATGGCTCCAATAATACCACTTGCTATGATGCCAGAAGGTAAGGATAGTAAGATTATTTCTATTAATGCAGGTAAATGTCTGATCAACCGTCTCAGGTCAATGGGCTTTATTGAGAATACTCTGCTTAAAGTCAAAAAAGGTGTTAATGGTTCTCTAATTGTATCAGTTAACGGCTGTGATTATGCGCTGGGCATGGGTATGGCCACAAAGATCATGGTGCAGGAATATTCTGCATAG
- a CDS encoding peptidase U32 family protein, protein MSMESKNSKMPELIMGVRNFAALKACQQHADAVYFSLDRLSLRSRAQEITTENLASFIDEIHAHGLKGYMAVNSVIYPDNISELDEVLEYAASAEVDAVIAWDPATITKAAEKDLRIHISTQANVSNQITAEFYRSLGASRVVLARELNLEQITEIKKDTKLELEAFVHGAMCQAISGRCYLSAYLLGKSGNCGECSQPCRWEWSLHSDNGAIVDIEGKYLMSAKDLCMIEYIPKLVKAGIDSFKVEGRLRNPGYTATVSESYRKAIDLFKEGNFSRDKVLPLKEKMALEYNRGFSTGFYFGYPGPDSLAFDFDMNASPVKREAVGVVTNYYPKQAAASVKLLEQGLENGDRIVIEGSTTYLEQEVSSLVLEGKTMDSVDRGNEIGLAVEDIVRKNDRLFKIRKQ, encoded by the coding sequence ATGTCCATGGAATCTAAGAATTCTAAAATGCCCGAACTCATAATGGGTGTTAGAAACTTTGCAGCCCTTAAAGCATGCCAGCAACACGCAGATGCAGTTTACTTTTCTCTGGATAGACTAAGTCTAAGATCACGTGCACAGGAAATAACTACTGAAAACCTTGCATCTTTTATTGATGAAATTCATGCTCATGGGCTTAAAGGTTATATGGCAGTGAATTCGGTAATATACCCGGATAATATTAGTGAACTTGATGAAGTACTTGAATACGCAGCTTCTGCAGAAGTCGATGCTGTTATTGCATGGGATCCTGCCACCATAACAAAAGCAGCCGAAAAAGACCTTAGAATACACATATCAACCCAGGCAAATGTCTCAAACCAGATAACAGCAGAGTTCTACAGGTCACTTGGAGCCAGCAGGGTCGTGCTTGCAAGAGAACTTAACCTTGAGCAGATCACGGAGATCAAAAAAGATACAAAACTGGAACTCGAAGCATTTGTACACGGTGCAATGTGCCAGGCGATCTCAGGCAGATGCTATCTTTCAGCATACCTTCTTGGAAAATCAGGAAACTGTGGAGAATGCAGTCAGCCATGCAGATGGGAATGGTCACTTCACTCAGATAACGGTGCAATAGTCGATATTGAAGGGAAATACCTTATGAGTGCAAAGGACCTTTGCATGATCGAGTACATACCCAAACTTGTAAAAGCAGGGATCGATTCATTCAAGGTCGAAGGGAGACTTAGAAATCCAGGATATACTGCAACCGTTTCTGAATCTTACCGGAAAGCCATTGACCTGTTCAAAGAAGGGAACTTTTCCAGAGATAAAGTACTCCCTCTTAAAGAGAAAATGGCACTTGAATACAACAGAGGCTTTTCAACCGGATTCTACTTCGGATACCCCGGACCTGACAGCCTGGCTTTTGATTTCGACATGAATGCATCACCTGTTAAACGTGAAGCTGTGGGAGTAGTAACTAATTATTATCCAAAACAGGCTGCTGCTTCGGTTAAACTGTTGGAGCAGGGACTTGAAAATGGGGACAGGATCGTCATCGAAGGTAGTACTACTTACCTGGAACAGGAAGTTTCATCCCTGGTTCTGGAAGGCAAAACCATGGATTCTGTAGATAGAGGAAACGAAATTGGACTTGCTGTAGAGGACATTGTTCGAAAAAATGACCGTCTTTTCAAGATCAGAAAACAATAA
- a CDS encoding B12-binding domain-containing protein — MNYSDSAKRELINKAKNSVINFNDAEATNVAMETIRSGIDPVDIIEEGFIEGMKTVGDGFESGKLSLMDILTASKTMNRGISLLKPAAISAHEDSCFFGNLMISL; from the coding sequence ATGAATTATAGTGATTCTGCAAAGAGAGAGCTTATCAATAAGGCTAAAAATTCCGTAATAAACTTCAACGATGCCGAAGCAACAAATGTAGCAATGGAAACTATCAGGTCAGGCATAGATCCGGTGGACATCATTGAAGAAGGATTCATAGAGGGTATGAAAACAGTTGGTGACGGATTTGAATCTGGAAAACTGTCACTCATGGACATTCTCACAGCTTCAAAGACAATGAACAGAGGAATCTCACTTCTGAAACCGGCAGCTATCAGTGCCCATGAAGACAGCTGTTTCTTTGGAAACTTAATGATATCACTTTAA
- a CDS encoding nucleoside deaminase: MDKFMQAAIEEAKKGLEEGGIPIGSVLVKEGKIIGRGHNRRVQHDDPLAHAEIDCIRNAGRIGKYQGTTIYSTLMPCYLCAGAIVQFGIKMVIAGESKTFDGASEFMKEHGVEVIDLDIEECKDIMKKFIHEKPDIWYEDIGK; this comes from the coding sequence ATGGATAAGTTCATGCAGGCAGCTATTGAAGAAGCTAAAAAAGGGCTGGAAGAAGGCGGAATACCTATCGGATCAGTTCTTGTGAAAGAAGGAAAGATAATTGGCAGAGGCCATAACAGAAGAGTTCAGCATGATGATCCTTTAGCACATGCAGAGATCGACTGCATACGCAATGCAGGAAGGATTGGAAAATATCAGGGAACTACAATATACTCCACACTCATGCCATGTTATCTCTGTGCCGGAGCTATTGTGCAATTTGGAATAAAAATGGTCATTGCAGGCGAATCAAAGACATTTGATGGTGCTTCAGAGTTTATGAAAGAACATGGCGTTGAAGTTATTGACCTTGATATTGAAGAATGCAAAGATATCATGAAAAAATTCATTCATGAAAAACCGGACATCTGGTATGAGGATATTGGAAAATAA
- a CDS encoding PAS domain S-box protein, whose product MTLSDKPRVLVVDDEPMNVELLQAYLSEDYDVLSAYNGHEALDIVFNELPDIVLLDVMMPDINGYQVCERIKSSDVTQFIPVVLVTALSGREDRLRGIESKADDFLTKPVDRLELKMRVKSLLRIKKLHDNVIVERDQAQNYLDVAAVMMLALDSSQNVMLINKRGLEILGYEESEVIGKNLVEQFIPPSSRSGMEIHFLNSLNASGVGSTYYECPVITKNNEERMVNWYSKPLINEDSRVTGVLFSGQDITIRKKAEEKLREQTHAMEASIDGMAIIDEEGIHSYVNAAHARIFGYDDPGELIGKKWEILYNPSEVGLFKSTILPEFRKKGKWQGELVGRKKDGSTFFQEISLTALDKGLIAVIRDISRRKEVESQLSDYADQLKTSNELKDLFTDILRHDLLNPAGVVKGFTDMLMNEEKDEDKRYKLQLIDSNVTRLIEMIESAAKFAKLEDTDKLEFKSMDIGPVLRNVAEELKPQLSAKNITLDMKASGNYPAVINPLIDGVFSNFISNAIKYGPSDSVVTVDIQDLDDEWKVIVSDNGEGIPEKDKVLVFNRFQRLADKKKAVKGSGLGLAIAKRIVDLHNGHIGVEDNPSGKGSSFWATVKKA is encoded by the coding sequence ATGACCCTCTCCGATAAACCCCGGGTTCTAGTTGTAGACGACGAACCAATGAATGTTGAGTTGCTCCAGGCTTACCTTTCTGAAGATTATGATGTTCTATCTGCCTACAATGGCCATGAAGCACTTGATATTGTTTTCAACGAACTGCCGGATATTGTTCTCCTTGATGTTATGATGCCTGATATTAATGGTTATCAGGTCTGTGAGAGGATCAAGAGTTCTGATGTCACTCAGTTTATCCCGGTGGTTCTTGTGACCGCTCTTTCTGGCAGAGAGGACCGTTTAAGAGGTATTGAGTCAAAAGCTGATGATTTTCTGACAAAGCCCGTTGACAGGCTTGAACTTAAAATGAGGGTGAAGTCTCTTCTTCGTATCAAGAAACTTCATGATAATGTTATTGTAGAACGCGACCAGGCACAGAATTATCTGGATGTTGCAGCCGTAATGATGCTTGCATTGGACAGCAGTCAGAATGTAATGCTTATCAACAAAAGAGGTCTTGAGATCCTTGGTTATGAAGAGTCTGAGGTTATCGGAAAGAACCTGGTGGAACAGTTTATTCCGCCATCATCAAGGTCTGGGATGGAGATCCATTTTCTGAATTCTCTGAACGCTTCCGGGGTCGGTAGTACTTATTATGAGTGTCCTGTCATCACAAAAAATAATGAAGAGCGTATGGTAAACTGGTATTCAAAACCACTGATCAATGAAGATAGTAGGGTTACTGGTGTCCTCTTTTCCGGTCAGGATATCACCATCAGGAAAAAAGCGGAAGAAAAGCTCAGGGAGCAGACACATGCAATGGAAGCTTCCATAGATGGTATGGCCATTATTGATGAAGAAGGTATCCACAGTTATGTCAATGCTGCCCATGCACGCATTTTTGGCTACGATGATCCGGGAGAGTTAATTGGTAAAAAATGGGAAATTCTTTATAACCCTTCAGAAGTAGGACTTTTCAAATCAACTATTTTACCAGAATTCAGAAAGAAAGGCAAGTGGCAGGGTGAACTTGTTGGTAGAAAAAAGGATGGCAGTACATTTTTCCAGGAAATATCACTGACAGCTCTTGATAAAGGTCTGATCGCAGTTATAAGGGATATATCCAGAAGAAAGGAAGTTGAGTCCCAGCTAAGTGACTATGCAGATCAGCTAAAAACCTCTAACGAACTCAAGGACCTGTTTACTGATATTCTTCGTCATGACCTGTTAAATCCGGCGGGTGTTGTAAAAGGCTTTACTGATATGTTGATGAACGAGGAAAAAGATGAGGATAAAAGATACAAGCTCCAACTTATTGATAGCAATGTAACCCGCCTTATTGAAATGATCGAATCTGCTGCAAAGTTTGCTAAACTGGAAGATACGGATAAGCTTGAATTCAAGTCAATGGATATTGGTCCGGTTCTGCGCAATGTTGCCGAAGAACTCAAACCACAACTTTCAGCAAAGAATATTACTCTTGATATGAAAGCGTCCGGAAATTATCCTGCAGTAATTAATCCTCTCATTGATGGTGTTTTTTCCAATTTCATCTCAAATGCCATCAAATATGGTCCATCGGACAGTGTTGTAACAGTTGATATTCAGGACCTTGATGATGAATGGAAGGTAATTGTATCCGATAATGGGGAAGGTATTCCGGAAAAAGATAAAGTTCTGGTCTTTAATCGTTTCCAGCGGCTTGCTGATAAGAAGAAAGCTGTAAAAGGTTCAGGTCTTGGTCTTGCTATCGCCAAAAGGATAGTTGACCTACACAATGGGCATATTGGCGTGGAAGATAATCCTTCAGGAAAAGGCAGTTCTTTCTGGGCAACTGTAAAAAAAGCATGA
- a CDS encoding S-layer protein domain-containing protein, giving the protein MVYRSQKKIVIGMVFLLVMLVVAPCSATTVDIRGEPIDTGLTDADNISWDYSDFPGLYYAANKHSQIVAGAGEHLYFENDDDGGNPSLGSANPTANVIDEGELIYTTKQVFSKYKVASEESNITKVTKFYTLSLFGANYCAVDNDATNLAKILMQQDASDKKTLKSGDEWTMKNGYSLVMNAVDVDGSKCYMTLYKNGEELDSGVISTDGSNDDRIYIVEDECSDGDDHIYFLTYVDSIFAGQVDNFAVLKYTWLADKDGYIEVTEGDEFGNFEVDEASATGLKLYNSDSLSISVDSDMPTLITGDLYFKTSDTQKGSNGGYILYPMKRITIDDTAATTVTTATSVEETGADETSSGPEDVVVVVDMSSDSETGYESSDDTNVEAEAVSSETGSNAVENSIPGFELALTAVSISLVFLLKRNEFK; this is encoded by the coding sequence ATGGTATACAGATCTCAAAAAAAGATTGTTATAGGTATGGTATTCCTTCTTGTTATGCTAGTTGTGGCGCCATGCTCTGCCACAACAGTGGACATAAGAGGCGAACCAATTGATACGGGATTGACTGATGCGGACAATATTTCATGGGACTACTCTGATTTTCCCGGACTTTATTATGCTGCTAACAAGCATTCTCAAATAGTAGCAGGTGCAGGGGAACACCTTTACTTTGAAAATGATGATGACGGAGGAAATCCTTCTCTTGGTTCAGCAAACCCAACTGCAAATGTGATCGACGAAGGGGAGCTGATCTATACTACAAAGCAAGTATTTTCAAAATACAAGGTTGCTTCTGAAGAAAGCAATATTACAAAAGTGACCAAGTTTTACACTCTATCATTATTTGGTGCTAATTATTGTGCAGTTGACAACGATGCAACAAATCTCGCAAAGATATTGATGCAGCAGGATGCAAGTGATAAGAAAACTCTTAAAAGCGGTGATGAGTGGACAATGAAGAACGGTTATTCATTGGTTATGAATGCTGTTGATGTTGATGGTTCAAAATGCTATATGACCCTGTACAAGAACGGTGAGGAACTGGACTCAGGTGTCATTTCTACAGATGGCAGCAACGATGACCGGATCTACATTGTTGAAGATGAGTGTTCAGACGGCGATGACCACATTTATTTCCTTACTTATGTGGATTCTATATTTGCAGGTCAGGTAGACAACTTCGCAGTCCTGAAGTACACATGGCTCGCCGACAAGGATGGCTATATTGAAGTTACAGAAGGCGATGAGTTTGGAAATTTCGAAGTTGACGAGGCATCTGCAACAGGACTTAAGCTGTACAACAGTGATTCTCTTTCAATTTCAGTAGATTCGGACATGCCAACTCTTATTACGGGAGATCTGTATTTCAAAACCTCTGATACACAAAAAGGCAGCAATGGCGGTTACATTCTCTACCCGATGAAGAGAATTACAATAGATGACACCGCTGCAACAACTGTAACAACTGCAACGTCGGTTGAAGAAACAGGTGCTGATGAAACCTCTTCTGGTCCGGAAGATGTGGTTGTTGTTGTTGATATGTCTTCAGATTCAGAAACCGGATATGAAAGTTCAGATGACACCAATGTCGAAGCTGAAGCTGTCTCTTCTGAAACAGGATCAAATGCTGTTGAAAATTCAATTCCGGGATTTGAATTGGCACTAACGGCTGTTTCAATTTCATTAGTATTCTTGCTCAAAAGAAACGAGTTTAAGTGA
- a CDS encoding nitroreductase family protein, with translation MATISFDSKLCTNCGTCIVTCPLGIILDGEKASLSTPFVPDELSVACAKCGSCEAFCPEGAISPIFETTYSEVSLKDYRDVDNEQLGIYMRKRRSLRNYSDELVSKEKIERILDIVRFAPSGVNMQPVKWLIIHDPEKVRKMTSLTIDWMRELLSSDENHPMKMMLPSLISAYESGKDPICRGAPHLAIAYTLDMEYMDSTDAVIALTWFELAAPAFGLGACWAGFLKKATTSYQPLIDELDLPAGHVVRHALMFGYPAYEVHSIPGRNPVDVIWK, from the coding sequence ATGGCCACAATATCTTTTGATTCCAAGTTATGTACTAATTGCGGAACATGTATAGTAACATGTCCGCTCGGGATTATACTTGACGGAGAAAAAGCTTCTTTAAGCACTCCTTTTGTGCCAGATGAACTGAGTGTTGCCTGCGCAAAATGCGGAAGTTGTGAAGCTTTCTGTCCCGAGGGTGCAATATCTCCTATTTTTGAAACCACCTATTCTGAAGTTTCCTTGAAGGATTACAGGGATGTTGATAATGAACAACTTGGAATCTATATGAGAAAACGCCGCTCACTCAGGAATTATTCGGATGAGCTTGTCAGTAAGGAAAAGATAGAACGCATACTGGATATTGTAAGATTTGCCCCTTCAGGTGTAAATATGCAACCGGTAAAGTGGTTGATCATCCATGATCCTGAAAAGGTCCGTAAAATGACTTCCCTTACAATAGACTGGATGCGAGAGTTATTATCCTCCGATGAAAATCACCCTATGAAAATGATGCTTCCTTCTCTGATCTCTGCTTATGAGAGTGGCAAAGACCCTATATGTCGCGGAGCTCCTCATCTTGCAATAGCCTATACACTTGACATGGAATATATGGATTCAACTGATGCTGTAATAGCTCTGACATGGTTTGAGCTGGCTGCTCCTGCATTTGGACTTGGTGCATGTTGGGCAGGTTTTCTTAAAAAAGCAACAACCAGCTATCAACCTCTGATCGATGAACTGGATTTGCCTGCGGGTCATGTTGTAAGACATGCTTTGATGTTCGGCTATCCTGCATATGAGGTTCACAGTATTCCCGGTCGAAATCCAGTGGATGTTATATGGAAATGA
- a CDS encoding GTPase — MASQKLVVKDVIKKADILLEVVDARFPEETRNTEIEMDIKRAKKPFIIVLNKCDLVPKEKLEKAKSRMAKIAPAVFVSSKERFGTTMLRHKILEVADIQGRDIQVGCIGYPNTGKSSVINGVTGRGKASTSAISGHTKGVQIVNAGSRIVFLDTPGVFPFDEHDEYIQGLLGIKDSTHIKDQIGVALKIIEKLVEEDRELVESFYKITFTDENSYELLEMIGLQCNFLKKKGEIDETRAAIKIINDWQKGLLHLERTDLE, encoded by the coding sequence ATGGCAAGCCAGAAATTAGTGGTAAAGGATGTCATTAAAAAAGCTGATATCCTTCTTGAAGTTGTAGATGCACGTTTTCCAGAGGAAACAAGGAACACTGAGATCGAAATGGATATTAAACGTGCAAAGAAGCCTTTTATCATTGTACTGAACAAGTGCGACCTTGTACCAAAAGAAAAACTTGAAAAAGCAAAATCCAGAATGGCAAAGATAGCACCTGCTGTATTCGTATCTTCAAAAGAGAGATTTGGAACAACGATGCTTCGACATAAGATACTGGAAGTTGCAGACATTCAGGGACGCGATATACAGGTAGGTTGTATCGGATATCCAAACACCGGAAAGTCTTCTGTGATAAATGGTGTTACAGGCAGAGGAAAAGCTTCAACTTCTGCAATATCGGGTCATACTAAAGGAGTACAAATAGTAAATGCAGGGTCACGTATTGTTTTCCTTGATACGCCTGGAGTATTCCCATTTGACGAACACGATGAATATATACAGGGACTTCTGGGAATAAAAGATTCCACACATATCAAAGACCAAATTGGTGTGGCACTGAAAATTATCGAAAAGCTTGTTGAAGAAGACAGGGAATTAGTGGAATCATTCTATAAAATAACATTCACTGATGAGAATTCCTATGAACTGCTTGAGATGATAGGACTTCAATGTAATTTCCTGAAGAAGAAAGGCGAGATCGATGAAACCAGAGCTGCTATAAAGATTATAAATGACTGGCAGAAAGGACTTCTTCACCTGGAAAGAACTGACTTAGAGTGA
- the htpX gene encoding zinc metalloprotease HtpX, whose translation MVEWKKDLGLQGRMLLTMFLLAAVYLAFLAFLSQFASANFMLLFVMLFMGAQYYYSDKLVLWSTGAHVVSEAEEPRLHETITRLCVIAGLPKPTVAVVNTSVPNAFATGRSPKKAVVAVTTGLMHKLDQGELEAVLAHELSHVKNRDMAVLTIASFISTLAFYIVRYSLYFGGFGGDRRNSNGGLIVVWIVSIIVWVLSFLLIRALSRYREFAADRGSALITGQPTQLISALRKISGTMANVPTEDLRKVEGMNAFFIIPAAVSGSVMNLLSTHPSMEKRIAALEKIQREIEY comes from the coding sequence ATGGTAGAATGGAAAAAAGACCTGGGACTTCAGGGACGAATGTTACTGACAATGTTCCTTCTGGCTGCAGTATACCTTGCATTCCTTGCATTCCTTTCCCAGTTTGCATCTGCAAACTTTATGCTGCTGTTTGTTATGCTGTTTATGGGAGCACAATATTACTATTCAGATAAACTGGTTCTGTGGTCGACCGGTGCACATGTTGTTTCCGAAGCAGAAGAACCGAGGCTCCATGAAACAATTACAAGACTCTGCGTCATAGCTGGCCTTCCAAAACCAACTGTTGCAGTTGTAAATACCTCTGTGCCAAATGCATTTGCAACCGGCAGAAGCCCGAAAAAAGCTGTGGTTGCAGTTACAACCGGACTTATGCACAAGCTTGACCAGGGTGAACTGGAAGCCGTACTTGCTCATGAACTAAGTCACGTCAAGAACAGGGATATGGCTGTGTTGACGATAGCCAGTTTTATCTCAACGCTTGCATTCTATATCGTAAGATACAGTCTTTATTTTGGAGGCTTTGGCGGAGATCGCAGAAATTCAAATGGCGGACTTATCGTTGTATGGATAGTTTCCATAATCGTCTGGGTTTTAAGTTTCCTGCTTATACGTGCACTTTCAAGATACAGGGAATTTGCAGCAGACAGAGGCTCTGCACTTATAACAGGCCAGCCTACACAGCTCATTTCAGCACTTAGAAAGATAAGTGGAACAATGGCAAATGTCCCTACAGAAGACCTGAGAAAAGTTGAGGGAATGAATGCCTTTTTCATAATTCCTGCAGCTGTATCAGGATCTGTTATGAACCTGTTATCAACACACCCATCCATGGAAAAAAGAATAGCTGCCCTTGAAAAGATACAGAGGGAGATTGAGTACTAA
- a CDS encoding PspA/IM30 family protein, with the protein MGLFSRMEVVVKSKMNKLMDRMEDPRETLDYSYEKQLEMLQDVKRGVAEVATSKKRLQLQRSKLQQNIEKLDGQAKEAIKADREDLARMALERKGTLNIQIQGLDQQIAELEKEQEKLVAAEKRLSTKVEVFRTKKETIKAQYSAAEAQVKINESVSGISEEMADVGLAIERAENKTEQMKARASALDELIDTGTLDDLTSSGDDIDRELAKINAATTVDLELEQLKKEAGK; encoded by the coding sequence ATGGGACTATTCAGCAGAATGGAAGTAGTAGTAAAATCAAAAATGAACAAACTCATGGATCGCATGGAAGATCCGCGTGAAACACTGGATTACTCCTATGAAAAACAGCTTGAAATGCTCCAGGATGTAAAGCGTGGTGTCGCTGAAGTTGCAACATCAAAAAAGAGACTTCAACTGCAAAGGTCAAAGCTCCAGCAGAACATTGAGAAACTTGATGGACAGGCAAAAGAAGCTATCAAGGCAGACCGTGAAGACCTTGCACGTATGGCACTTGAAAGGAAAGGCACTCTTAATATCCAGATACAGGGCTTAGACCAGCAAATAGCTGAGCTTGAAAAAGAGCAGGAGAAACTTGTTGCTGCCGAAAAGCGTCTTTCAACCAAGGTAGAGGTATTCAGAACCAAAAAAGAAACCATCAAAGCTCAGTATTCCGCAGCCGAGGCACAGGTTAAGATCAATGAATCAGTGTCAGGTATAAGTGAAGAAATGGCTGATGTAGGTCTTGCAATAGAAAGAGCTGAGAATAAGACCGAACAGATGAAAGCCCGTGCATCTGCACTTGATGAACTTATCGATACAGGTACACTTGATGATCTCACCAGCAGTGGCGATGATATTGACAGGGAACTTGCAAAGATCAATGCAGCAACAACCGTTGACCTTGAACTTGAACAGCTCAAGAAGGAGGCAGGCAAATGA
- a CDS encoding dicarboxylate/amino acid:cation symporter produces the protein MSGRYNLPDPLTLIHPRSLKNLNYHLQELVRGRLWLKIIIGMLLGIITGLVLGPSTGVLSQEMSYTIGEWLALPGYLFLALLQMIVVPLVFASIIRGIAAGEDMEQLKKIGLRTVGYFLVTTALAILIGLALALTINPGSYISTELVQGTMTSNTTQTGGSGLDSFDVAELPGMITTIVPTNPLGSLATGQMLQVVIFSIIIGVALVSMQPVQSKPLLELLGSLQEVSMTVVRWSMLLAPVAVFGLISKFTLNLGIDALMGMLVYVGTVLLGLLLMLIVYMLIILLVTRKNPLTFLRSIRDVLLLAFSTSSSAAVMPLSIKTAEENIGVRPSISQFVIPLGATINMNGTALYQSIAAVFLAQAFGIELSFGQLLLIMVTVVGASIGTPSTPGVGIVILAMILNSVGIPTSGIALIIGVDRILDMSRTAVNVTGDLVTCVIMDKWVAGKKTATEEFIEVAKHEAQRRVIDEDVIVTAPNEATQ, from the coding sequence ATGTCAGGCAGGTATAATTTACCGGACCCTCTTACACTGATTCATCCTCGTTCACTGAAGAACCTGAACTATCACCTACAGGAACTTGTGAGAGGAAGACTCTGGCTAAAGATAATAATAGGAATGCTGCTGGGTATTATCACGGGATTAGTACTTGGACCATCTACCGGAGTATTAAGCCAGGAAATGTCCTACACAATTGGTGAATGGCTGGCACTGCCGGGTTATCTTTTCCTTGCACTGCTTCAGATGATCGTTGTTCCGCTTGTTTTTGCATCTATAATTCGTGGAATTGCAGCCGGAGAGGATATGGAACAATTAAAGAAAATAGGTCTTAGAACCGTAGGCTATTTCCTTGTCACCACTGCTCTTGCAATTCTTATAGGACTGGCACTTGCACTGACAATAAACCCTGGAAGTTATATCAGCACTGAACTTGTCCAGGGAACCATGACATCAAATACAACACAGACCGGCGGTAGTGGACTGGATTCCTTCGATGTGGCTGAACTTCCGGGAATGATAACTACGATTGTTCCGACAAATCCTCTGGGGTCGCTTGCTACAGGACAGATGTTGCAGGTCGTTATTTTTTCCATAATAATCGGAGTTGCTCTTGTTTCAATGCAGCCGGTACAATCAAAACCACTTCTTGAACTGCTGGGTTCTCTTCAGGAGGTCAGCATGACAGTTGTTCGCTGGAGCATGCTATTAGCACCTGTCGCTGTGTTTGGACTTATCAGCAAATTCACTTTAAATCTTGGAATAGATGCACTTATGGGGATGCTGGTATATGTTGGCACGGTATTACTTGGCCTTTTACTGATGTTGATCGTGTACATGCTTATCATTCTATTAGTGACCAGAAAAAATCCACTTACGTTTCTAAGATCTATCCGTGATGTGTTGTTACTTGCGTTCTCCACATCGAGTTCTGCTGCGGTTATGCCGCTTTCAATAAAGACCGCAGAGGAGAATATTGGTGTGAGACCTTCCATTTCACAGTTTGTGATCCCACTTGGTGCTACTATCAATATGAATGGTACAGCTCTTTACCAGAGTATAGCGGCCGTGTTTCTTGCACAGGCATTTGGAATAGAGCTTAGTTTTGGACAACTCCTATTGATCATGGTAACTGTAGTAGGAGCTTCCATTGGAACTCCATCAACACCTGGTGTCGGTATTGTGATCCTTGCAATGATACTGAATAGTGTGGGCATACCCACGTCAGGTATTGCCCTTATAATCGGAGTTGACAGGATACTTGATATGAGCCGTACTGCAGTTAATGTGACCGGTGACCTTGTAACATGTGTGATCATGGACAAGTGGGTTGCAGGGAAGAAAACAGCTACTGAAGAATTCATTGAAGTCGCAAAGCATGAAGCTCAGAGAAGAGTTATTGATGAAGATGTGATTGTAACTGCACCCAATGAAGCAACTCAGTAA